The proteins below come from a single Metarhizium brunneum chromosome 1, complete sequence genomic window:
- the gatA_0 gene encoding Glutamyl-tRNA(Gln) amidotransferase subunit A, which produces MAVSQHELYKLSATQAAGLIRTNQLSAQDYAKALLDRVRERDPQVRAWAYLDENAILKQARKLDALPPEKRGPLHGIAVGIKDIFLTRDMPTKYYSRLHAQDGNAAADSACVSVLRAAGAIIFGKTATTEFASMTEGSPCANPHNSRHTPGGSSSGSAAAVADFQVPLSIGTQTGGSVVRPASFNGVYGFKPTWGTVSAEGTGIVSVSADTPGFYARSVDDLEFLAHLFRLDSLLTEPLHPLSIIGARIAFVKTHIWPEAQSGTRAAWNLAHRLLAETGAKVEHVELPERFGSCPEWREIVVAEETRAAYLPKYLQDRTKLHADIVAFVESTNVPSRKKLLEAHDGIARLRREWDLIASQYDIIITPSAIDEAPEGLESTGTAIFCEMWTILHAPAMNVPGFFGKCGLPIGLQVVGARYNDMQVLQGGKLIGQIFSRP; this is translated from the exons ATGGCAGTATCCCAGCATGAACTGTATAAGCTATCTGCAACGCAGGCAGCTGGGCTGATACGCACGAACCAGCTTTCAGCACAGGACTATGCCAAAGCGCTGCTCGACAGAGTACGTGAACGAGACCCGCAAGTGAGAGCTTGGGCATATCTAGACGAGAATGCCATCCTGAAACAGGCAAGGAAGCTGGACGCATTGCCTCCAGAGAAGAGAGGGCCGTTGCATGGTATCGCAGTCGGTATCAAGGATATTTTTCTCACCCGAG ACATGCCAACCAAGTACTACTCGCGTCTACATGCCCAGGATGGAAACGCCGCTGCCGATTCAGCTTGCGTTAGCGTTTTACGCGCAGCTGGAGCCATCATTTTCGGCAAGACGGCGACAACAGAGTTTGCGAGCATGACAGAAGGCAGTCCATGCGCCAACCCACATAATAGTAGGCATACACCCGGCGGTTCCTCGTCGGGCTCGGCGGCTGCCGTGGCAGATTTTCAGGTACCGCTGTCAATTGGCACTCAAACGGGGGGGAGCGTCGTTCGCCCGGCGTCGTTTAACGGCGTTTATGGTTTCAAA CCGACTTGGGGTACCGTTTCGGCCGAAGGAACCGGCATAGTCTCAGTATCTGCAGATACACCAGGGTTCTACGCCCGAAGTGTTGACGATCTTGAGTTTCTAGCACATTTGTTCCGCTTGGACTCCCTGCTCACTGAACCCCTGCACCCACTCTCCATCATCGGTGCGAGGATTGCCTTCGTCAAGACTCACATTTGGCCGGAAGCTCAATCTGGTACCCGGGCGGCATGGAATCTAGCCCACAGATTACTGGCGGAGACCGGAGCCAAGGTTGAGCATGTTGAACTGCCTGAGCGGTTTGGGAGTTGCCCCGAGTGGAGAGAAATCGTTGTTGCTGAGGAGACAAGGGCCGCATATTTGCCCA AATACCTTCAAGACCGGACCAAATTACACGCCGATATTGTCGCCTTCGTCGAGTCCACCAATGTGCCCAGTCGAAAGAAGCTTCTCGAGGCTCATGACGGCATCGCTCGCTTACGCAGAGAATGGGACCTGATTGCCAGCCAGTACGACATAATCATCACTCCCAGCGCAATCGATGAGGCGCCAGAGGGCCTTGAGAGCACGGGTACCGCG ATTTTCTGTGAAATGTGGACTATTCTCCACGCACCAGCCATGAACGTTCCGGGCTTTTTTGGCAAGTGCGGCCTCCCCATCGGCCTACAAGTCGTCGGTGCGCGATACAACGACATGCAAGTCTTGCAAGGCGGGAAGCTCATCGGGCAAATATTCAGCAGACCGTAG